Proteins encoded together in one Methanobacterium sp. window:
- a CDS encoding carboxymuconolactone decarboxylase family protein produces the protein GISRATGILGSIRTIMIGNTYGIAWSSFFNRFRGKPDPRNSLLYELSMILGTFLVPISFFHALISDLFRKPIISF, from the coding sequence ATGGGATATCCAGAGCAACAGGAATTCTCGGTTCGATTCGTACTATTATGATAGGAAATACTTACGGTATTGCTTGGAGCTCTTTTTTTAACCGATTTAGGGGTAAGCCCGATCCCAGAAACAGTTTATTATATGAGTTAAGCATGATTTTAGGGACATTTTTAGTACCAATTTCTTTTTTTCATGCTTTAATCTCTGATTTGTTTAGAAA